A section of the Pochonia chlamydosporia 170 chromosome 2, whole genome shotgun sequence genome encodes:
- a CDS encoding leucine rich repeat protein (similar to Verticillium alfalfae VaMs.102 XP_003003290.1), whose product MNVERWKRRSSSGLTLSTTTTTSHHDAKTLPQPTESKAPRVLTRALRSLSSSSMDSIAATSTRSNSMRKLQKTPSSNSSSMIDRLQRRVSKDSPVSDRPGSPTEQLQPYSAMEVLQCGSLKADISLLKAKSEYLVLSDQVLVKFNNGDSARAAFPQLYGKPSDGHSSPAHHQPTTKLSSGDVRLEIPLRSVVAVFNDDGASNRSGIEIWWFSPWPKLAYSKAHFYFSLPKERDLWLASIHRAIRAKLRKSSGGALISDNLRGRIDHIVRSAEGSVDAGYQSIIFPVARRVFGGGLKGGTTEEAPDNTDISSFYLIIGPCMCHFVEVLKADHATAPGDLRVKAVSYGTVTLTRFRASVASHEHRFVMCFRSPFGRESRIDLASSQYRRIIETLTKADRILKPMWPQHFQQVIFDIKGLPPPLQLTSGNDLGGLKRSLEAYCAAYQVQVPNWTIDWSPPPQPAFRLLPSNGPAYSPMQLLAVFRALRYNSFFKAISFRGVDLSSLSGRNDKSQYGDSLAYKSLNGMTISDEHHEILLQSTILEQEIHALLFASESIRSLDMSNVLGLGSKGNRLSRYQYDLTSLTKTTSEILRPVLELLRRQLCVCHSVSLAGNPIATGDLDELVNVLTLDPVHLRRLDLSRCSLGDSGLTELWVSLAGQADSLEWIDTSHNQGVVRFEIIQSTLSGMRRLSKLKIAGNTRITSEESLFDEGTMQNWQLRELDLSGIMLNPATIDILSNYLETENSSGLHTMRLNNCGLTGGQLARLFYAMGRARPVELYINCSRLDEGIDDLCTAISEGYGPWCLFAQMMEFAVEVNYIKLLKALTVNTSIECLSLAGTSTPDAASSTACQAIADFFAKNNTVRFLDLSGFDSKLDEGRLGREFSKALIGLRTNESIEHLRVRSQMLNINIGDLAEAISENKTLHTLDCEGNDFNLSNYRHLVTSLDQNTTIRYFSAFSQQELNKATAKSMETAATAAPVRRSSVISRFKPDKGTNGNSKPLVQRLKDEWDTVGSDLARILQRNQIIFDQENNAEQDESSSQEYHRSNTAEMTLCAAFGGLPLKDLESQRVKGVRSSQDSQQAISGDLAIRRHSRYGSIGSREVATRPVSMISSEVAVSPSTEEASNGSGGIPTPPELDSPIEPEFGLAAEIFASTIFDEPNYTYSDGHEVDDGLQMKRYRRYMGDPTSRIDEEDGANDTESS is encoded by the exons ATGAATGTCGAAAGGTGGAAACGAAGGTCGTCTTCCGGCCTTACCTTGAGCACAACCACGACAACGAGCCATCATGATGCCAAGACACTCCCTCAACCGACCGAGAGCAAGGCTCCTCGGGTCCTGACCCGCGCGCTTCGATCTTTGAGTAGCTCGAGTATGGATTCCATAGCTGCCACCTCGACTAGAAGTAATTCCATGCGCAAGCTACAAAAGACTCCATCTTCCAACTCCTCTTCCATGATCGATCGCCTTCAGAGACGGGTGTCCAAGGACTCGCCGGTATCCGACCGTCCAGGGAGCCCAACCGAGCAGTTGCAGCCGTATTCAGCTATGGAAGTGCTTCAATGCGGATCACTCAAGGCAGATATATCGCTCCTGAAGGCGAAATCCGAATACCTGGTCCTGTCCGATCAGGTCTTGGTGAAATTCAACAACGGCGATTCTGCCCGAGCAGCTTTCCCTCAGCTCTATGGAAAACCTTCGGACGGCCACAGCTCGCCAGCACACCACCAGCCTACCACGAAACTTTCCTCTGGCGATGTGCGTTTGGAGATTCCGCTTCGTTCGGTTGTTGCTGTCTTCAACGATGACGGCGCTAGTAACAGATCTGGCATCGAGATCTGGTGGTTTTCGCCCTGGCCCAAGCTGGCTTATTCCAAGGCGCATTTCTACTTTTCCCTGCCCAAGGAGCGAGATCTTTGGCTGGCTTCGATTCATCGCGCAATCAGGGCAAAGTTAAGGAAGTCTTCTGGCGGCGCGTTGATCTCGGATAATTTGAGAGGCCGCATAGATCACATTGTTCGATCTGCTGAGGGCTCAGTAGATGCTGGCTATCAGAGCATTATTTTCCCTGTCGCCAGGCGagtttttggtggtggtttgaaggGTGGCACAACGGaagaggcaccagacaatACGGATATCTCATCATTCTATCTCATCATCGGCCCGTGTATGTGCCATTTCGTCGAAGTCCTCAAGGCTGACCACGCCACCGCCCCTGGCGATTTGCGGGTAAAGGCCGTGTCATATGGCACCGTTACTTTGACTCGCTTTAGAGCATCTGTGGCATCACACGAGCACCGCTTTGTAATGTGTTTCAG GTCTCCGTTTGGCCGCGAGTCTAGAATCGATCTTGCTAGCTCACAGTATCGACGTATCATTGAAACTCTGACAAAAGCAGACCGTATCTTGAAACCAATGTGGCCGCAGCATTTTCAACAGGTTATATTTGATATCAAGGGACTTCCACCTCCACTCCAGCTAACGTCCGGAAACGATCTTGGTGGACTAAAACGGAGCTTAGAAGCCTATTGTGCCGCATATCAAGTCCAAGTACCGAATTGGACTATTGACTGgagtcctcctcctcaacccgCCTTTCGACTATTGCCTTCCAATGGCCCGGCATACTCCCCCATGCAGCTCCTTGCCGTTTTCCGCGCCTTGCGATACAACAGTTTCTTCAAAGCTATCTCTTTCCGTGGTGTGGATCTCTCGTCACTCTCCGGTAGGAATGACAAGTCACAGTACGGTGATTCTCTGGCCTACAAGTCTCTGAACG GCATGACAATATCAGACGAGCACCACGAAATCTTGCTCCAGTCGACCATTCTGGAACAGGAGATTCATGCTCTGCTCTTTGCATCTGAATCCATCCGAAGTCTTGACATGTCCAATGTGCTAGGCCTAGGGAGCAAAGGCAACAGGTTGAGTCGATATCAGTACGACTTGACAAGCCTTACAAAGACGACATCAGAGATTTTGCGACCtgtgttggagttgttgcGCCGACAACTTTGCGTTTGTCACAGTGTCTCGCTAGCTGGAAATCCAATTGCAACTGGAGATTTGGACGAGCTAG TCAACGTTTTGACATTGGATCCGGTCCACCTGCGCAGACTCGATCTATCTCGATGCTCACTTGGCGATTCTGGTCTCACAGAGCTTTGGGTAAGCCTTGCTGGCCAAGCGGACTCTCTTGAGTGGATAGACACATCGCACAACCAAGGGGTTGTCCGCTTTGAGATTATTCAGAGCACTTTGAGTGGAATGAGACGGCTTTCCAAGCTGAAAATTGCTGGAAATACTCGTATCACGTCAGAGGAGTCTTTATTCGATGAGGGGACAATGCAGAATTGGCAGCTCCGGGAGCTGGATCTCTCCGGCATCATG CTAAACCCTGCCACAATTGACATTTTGTCGAACTATCTAGAAACTGAAAATTCGAGCGGTCTACACACGATGCGCCTCAACAACTGCGGGTTGACAGGCGGCCAGCTTGCACGGCTCTTTTATGCCATGGGCCGAGCAAGGCCGGTCGAGCTGTATATTAACTGTAGCCGCCTGGACGAGGGAATTGACGACTTATGCACGGCTATCAGCGAAGGTTACGGCCCCTGGTGCCTTTTCGCGCAAATGATGGAATTTGCTGTCGAAGTCAACTACATCAAGCTGCTCAAGGCGCTCACGGTCAACACGTCTATTGAGTGCCTCAGCCTTGCAGGAACGTCAACGCCGGACGCCGCCAGCAGTACTGCTTGTCAGGCCATTGCAGACTTTTTCGCTAAGAATAACACTGTCCGTTTCCTGGATCTTTCAGGATTCGATTCAAAGCTGGATGAGGGCAGGCTTGGCCGAGAGTTCTCCAAAGCACTCATCGGCTTGCGGACAAACGAGAGCATCGAGCACCTACGTGTTCGCAGCCAGATGCTGAACATAAACATTGGGGACTTGGCAGAGGCCATCTCCGAGAACAAAACTCTCCACACCTTGGACTGTGAGGGGAATGACTTCAACCTTTCCAATTATAGACACCTCGTCACGTCACTGGACCAAAACACGACCATCCGCTACTTTTCTGCGTTCTCTCAACAAGAACTCAATAAAGCCACTGCCAAGTCGATGGAAACGGCGGCAACCGCTGCTCCGGTACGCAGGTCTTCAGTCATTTCCAGGTTCAAGCCTGACAAGGGCACGAACGGGAATAGCAAGCCATTGGTGCAGCGACTAAAGGATGAATGGGATACCGTTGGGTCAGATTTGGCACGCATTCTGCAGCGAAACCAAATCATCTTTGATCAGGAGAACAATGCTGAACAAGATGAGAGTTCTTCTCAAGAGTACCACAGGAGCAATACCGCAGAAATGACCTTGTGCGCAGCTTTTGGCGGATTGCCACTGAAAGATCTGGAGAGCCAAAGGGTCAAGGGCGTTCGTAGCTCGCAGGACTCGCAGCAGGCAATTTCTGGAGACTTGGCTATCCGACGTCACAGTCGGTACGGATCGATAGGCTCCCGGGAAGTTGCAACACGACCAGTGTCTATGATTTCGAGTGAGGTGGCTGTTAGCCCCTCGACTGAGGAGGCCAGCAACGGATCAGGCGGAATACCAACGCCTCCGGAACTCGACAGCCCCATTGAGCCGGAGTTTGGACTGGCTGCCGAGATATTTGCGTCAACCATCTTTGACGAGCCTAATTATACGTATTCGGATGGGCACGAGGTTGACGATGGATTGCAAATGAAGAGATATAGGCGCTACATGGGCGATCCGACCAGCCGTatcgacgaggaggatggagcaAATGATACGGAGTCATCATGA